The DNA sequence TAGGGCTACATCTGGAAACATGAGAGAAGTCTCCTCTGATGGCTTTTCCTGGTATCCCCAACACTCAGCTGTCCTTTATCCAGTTTATTTTTATCCAGATAAGGTTGTAATTTATTTCCATTGATTTATTCAAGACTGTGATAGTTTAAGATTCTATTGTACCAAATGAAAGAGAGCTCTCtgtttaaatgaattttattttgtacttttcattGTATATTCAATCCAGATGTGCTCAGTATTATAGTAAGCACTTTCAAGGTATAAAAGGAATATTGGATGTATTCTGTGAGCTTTCAGTCACAGAGAAATGAGGCATGCACACAAAATAATGAGAAAGCAGTATATAGTTATGATTACcaattaccaaaataaaatcagcaaatgAGTTAGTAAGTGGTATAGGGCTAATTGTTGTGACCTTGAGCGATCATAGATGTTTCAGTGAGAAAAGCTTATTTTGGGGTCAACCTTGACAAAtgggggaaaaattgaaaaactgGAGCTCATTCTGTGTagggaaaaacagaagcaaatgcttaaaaatatgaataacttCTGGGATTctaatgtattatttatgttGGAAACAATATTGGAAATTTTCATATGCACAGTTCGGTCTCATGTGTCTAAAGCACTGATAATTTTGGATGTAACCTCAATGTGATAAGGAGACTGAGACTTCTGAGTGGGTTTTGGGCAAGAGGAAGGTTATTTTAGGATCTTTAATCTGGCAGCATTGTTTCCTCATAAGTTATCACTATTAGATCGAAGGTGGACTTACACTGTTCAATGACCAGTTAATCATGGGTCTGTAGGAAATGTTGCTCAGAAGCTTTCCTGTGAATGGATAGGCAGTTGGCATGAGTATGATGCGtatgggttggggggtgggggggaggtagTGTTCAGTAACACCACTAAATTGACTGTTTTCATGTCTTACATTTGGACAGATTTATTGATGAGATTCTCATCCCTATggtgctaaaaagaaaatatttttccatatttatcgTGTTTGAAAGTCTTTACAATGGAGAACTTTATAGGTATTTTCTGAGATATGGGATGAACGTTCAGGTTTTTTATGAGCATACTGATTTTGGTCTGCTTGActccttaaaatgttttatggtAGACTTAGACTTTTAAtatttagagaaaggaaaaatgtgtgCTGTTTTGCTAAAGCCTTTAACTGTGTGACCGCAAAGCAGAATAACATTGGACATTACTCTGTTAGGTCTTTATCAGAGAGTAAAATTACGCTTTATTTGGAAAGTTTTGCCTAGGTATGAGACTGTTCACTATTTCTCAGGCTACGTAAACATATAATAACTGCcttaatagaaagaaaacaagttccTGCTTCATAATGAAAAATGTGTGAATCATAACAGAAAAACGGGAGATTACTGGAAACACTTAGCTTTCAAAGTTTTTGGAACATCGTCCTTAAGTGCTTTAGGGATCAAGTAAAGGTCCGGAAAGATCAGCAGTTGAAAGTTTTTTGGACTTACCCTTTCATGTCATTAGTAATGGAAATAGTGCTTCTTAAATTGGggtatttatataaaaacataccTTTTAAATGGCACCATGGTATAAACTATGAGGATTTTGTAATGCTgcttaaatattttcacatgacTTTGTTTTGAACTTCAGGATTCAGTTTTACATTTTGCTTGTTATGTGTAAGATTTGTGAACATCtttgtttaaaacataaaattccttCATCATGGGACACaaagttaatattaaatatttatgctttAGGCACTGTTGAGACAgattatatgcatgtgtgtacttTAGCTTATATGCTGCATTGATAGTGGTTAAAAGTATGACCCTACAGGCAATCTTTTCAAGCAGATAAAACTGTTGGGATGCTTTCCCAGGATGATGGGGTTTCCCTCCAGGCGTATCTCTTCAATGCGGTCCCGAATGTAACGGGTGTCGTTAGCCTTGCAGAATGTATCATCTGTGATTGAAGTTATGTTgttaaactagaaaataaaaggaaaaaattgttCAGAAATTTGAAATCTACCTTTTGTATTCTATGTGATGGGATCTTACAGAATATTCTATCtaaaaagtggtttttaaaatactgtacatCCTGTGTATCCTCAGGGCAATAAAACCCTCTGTGCAATCTGAGTCCTCTCACCCCCGCAGTTTAAGTCTGCAGTGTTGCTTTGGAAGACAGATTGCTTGCTCTTACAGTAACATCCATGTAGCAGAAAGCTCTAAGCATAAATAAGATTATACTGGCTGGAAAGACTCTCCTGCTTTTGAGTGTCAACTCGGAATGGGCACCGTGTCCTTAAATGTCCCTTTACAGAAAGAAACAGGACAAATGGGAAATGCTGTGATGCTGGAAGACCAATTTTAGTTCCTCTCAGTTCCTCTTCACTCTTCTGTTACCTCAACATGAGATCAAGTGGACAGTGTCCACTGCTGTTGGAGAAAGAGACACCAACCAGAGGTCGTAGTGCCCCCCACCCGCGGATGCCTCGGATCCATGTGTCACATTAACTAGGAGATGCCACGTGCATGCCTGGCAACAGAGCCCACTCTAAGGGCAGACCTCACACCTCGGTTGCAGGTCCTCTGGGGGCTCAGGGGCTCTGGGCCTCtctgggcggggtggggtggggctctcAGGCCACCGAGTTAGTAATATTTGACGGGCATAATTTACATGTGGATAAATGAGCTTCCTAATGAGTCATAGCATTGACTGATAGTAATTTACATTCACGTCATCAGATATTATGAAAGGAGCAGTCCTACCTGAAGATGAATTACACGTAGACTTTCTGGTAAATTAAGAGGCACAGATTCCAGGGCGTTGTGGTCCAAGTACAGGAAGGAGAGGTTGTTCAGTTTCTGTAAGGAGAAGTTACTTCTGCTTGATCATCACTGAGGTCAGTACATTTTCACAGGTTTCAAACTATGATATATGCACATGCGTctacatgtgtgcacgtgtgcatgcatatacacatatgtgtacacgTGTGTACATAGGTCCTGGTAATCAGTACTATCAATTGCTGCTTTGGTAGTTATTTggttttaagggtttttttttgtttcccaagTAGTGTATTTTGGGCCTTTATGAAGGGTGATAAAGTCCTGCTGCACCCCCACATTTCTCTCCACTCATCGAACCACTGAGTACCCAGCCGTTCCCAGCCTCAGACCTCATGCTAGCTGCTGGGGCCATTTGACTTGTCTCGTGAACAGCTTGTAAGGTCATTTCCTATGCAGGATTGAGCCTGGTGCTGCCATAACCTCTCTTGAACCTTTAGAACTTCTCATTTCACCTCCACCAGTTTCTAGCAAAATGGATATAGGCATATCTTGGACATAACATGTGTTCGGTTCCAGAGGAACCACCACAATAAAGCGAATATTGCAATGAAGTGAGCCCAGTGTATTTCTTGGTTTCCCATCGCATAtgaagttatgtttacactatgaTATAGTAGGTTATGTCTAAAAATGAATgtgcataccttaattaaaagtaatttattgcTAAAAAGGCTAGCCATCATCTGACGTTTCAGGGAGTTGTAATCCCTAATGACAGATCACCGTgacaaatgtaataataatgaaaaagtttaaaatattgcaagaattagcAAAATGTGACCTGGAGACACAGTGAGCAAACGCTGTTAGCAAAGGGGCACCACTGGACTTGCTCCCTGCGACGTCAGCCCAAACCTTCAGTTCATAAAGAGTGCAGTGTCTGTGAAATGCAGTAAAATGGTGCACAGTAGAATGCTTTGTGCCTGTGCTCCTAAGAGACGCGCTTGGTAGTGAGATGTTTCCAGgtcaatttattaaatatttaccaaggTATGACTTTCCCCTACTGGTCTGTATTGAGTTACTCTTCATGATCAGTAGACCGTTACTGTGTATCATTTTATAATAGGGCTTCAAGATGGAAACCATGTGTAAAGTTCAGAGCACTCAAACACTCCGTCTGTGAAGCGTTGATCAGCTCCTGTAGGTCTTTAATATGTCAGTCAAAGGCTTACCAGCTGAAATTACTATATCTTCAAATTGTAAAggttttttatgtttaaagtgaGTCCTGTTTTGAAAAGTCTCCTAATAATCCCTTAACTTCTGAGGAACTGTGATGTGCCTTCGCAGTGTCCCTTACAACTGAAAAGGGATTCCTTAAGTGtaaacaggaaggaaaggaaaatggaacatttttacattttctgtcaGATTGTACGTGTGGACTAATTGTACCTTTGTGTGACTGTTACAAACTCGATGATATTTCATAGTATTTCTGTTAGATGTTATCATTAGAAGCCACAAACTTTACTTATGAATGAGGTCTACTGCCAGTAGCAGCCCAATCATCTGTTTATCTGGGGCTTCTTCCAGGACTGGGAATGAGTATGTCACCTGTGCAGGTCTCAGCTGAGGCGGTAATTTCACCGTAGACTGTGCATTTGGACACAACCTGGCTATGTAAATCAGAGTAGATCACCTTCCCTTTTTCCTGTACGTAGGTTTTCTTGAGTTACTAAATGAAGAAGTGTATTTAATTTGTACTGTATATAGAATTTTGTACTAGGTGCCGTTGTGGAATTCAAAAGAATGGCTACCTACAGAATTTTATGGGCTGATACTTTTAAGTGGTAGAAGTAAAACTGAGCATTTACTTTTGGAACTGTATTTTCCGGCATTTgtaaaaacagtttcaaaatataaaacaaaattttagaccagagtttctctttcttttatcatGTTACCATTGGTTGTATAAACTGATACTGTGTGTGGTCACAGTATACAAAACTTACTTTGAATGTATTTGCTTTGATTCctctactcttgattttgttgtattttgcaTTAAATAAAGTAAGCTTGGGAGGAAGAACTGGAAGTTTCAGTAGTTGATTTTCAGCTAGTGTGAGTTCTTCTAACAGAGAAAGTTTTGAAAAAGTACCGTCTTCTATATCTTCAATCAAATTTCCCGTGAAATCAAGTCTTCTTAAGTTGGCTTGaaggaaaaatatacagaaaatatacaaaaaatatgaaGTTAAAGTCTCATTTATGTGGACTGAAGAAGAAGCACTGGTGTATCAGGTCATTCAAAcaccttttatttttagtatctaATAGTGTCTGTAATGAGTAGATCAGtaaattttgttgaataaatagtgAGCATCCCTCTGTGCTTGACACCGATAGCCTTTGTCTCTTGAACCCTAGAGTCTCAGGGTTGGAAGGGAACTTAGAGTTAATGGAGTCCTTCCATCCTTCAGTGTTTGAATCCCCAGAATGCTGAGGTGGTTCGAAACAAACTGTGGTTGCAAATCATGGGAACtaagcatgactttttttttttttttttttttttttgagagagagagggcgcaattgagtggggggggggggggagagagagagagagagagagagagagagagagagagagaatgaaagagagaatatcccacaagaggcagagagaaagagggagggagagaagagcggggctcacctgatgcagggcttgagctcacgaaccatgagatcatgacctgagccgtagtcagatgcttaacaactgagccgcACAGGCACCTGAAGCATTACATTTGATTGAGTAGAATCATTGTAGGTATTGTTTTGGACTTTTCCGCAGAATGTTGCTTTGTGATTGTAGATAAATTCTTaatctctctatgacttattgcttaacaacaacaaacagaagtGTTCCCGAATTTGTTAAAGTGATGCAGACTGAGAGAGAAATtcagtgcgtgcgtgtgtgcgtgcgtgtgtgtgtgtgtgtgtgtgagagagagagagagagagagagagagagagagagagagagacttttatttgtctgggatGCTGAGGAAACCTTGCTTCTCATTCCGTATTTGAGGTAGTCACTGCAGATACTGAATTAGTCAATACGGACCCTGCTCCCAGGGACTAAAGGGTTAGGCTCCTTTGAGCCTCTGGTCACACATTTCCGTCAACCAATTAGtacaaaattttatgtttcttttttttttaatgttttttttttcatttatttttgagagagagagagagtatgagtatgagaggggcagagagagagagagacacagaatctgaggcaggattcaggctctgagctgtcagcgcagagcccgacgtggggcccgaactcatgaaccacgagatcatgacctgagctgaagctggatgcttagccaactgagccaccccggtgccccctgtgtgtttctttttaagagcATTGCAGTTAGTGTGTATTGTTGATgtattaacattgaactcacagcTTCAGTTCTGTGGGTCACACTTGAATGAAGATTACCTACGCAGTGTTTTCCCTGTGAGGCAACTTGGGAACACTGGACGGCTCTTCGGCACTGCACTTGGGGagaattttaaatagcaaaaagcacaaaaatgtagaaaatgtggCCCTAAGTAGACTGAACAGGACACCTCACAGTGTAAGAGCTGAAACAAAATGGCAGAGGTCACCTTGTTCAGCTGCGGCTAGGTGACCCCAGTGTTCTGCCACTGTGTACATGTCTGCAAATGACTGTGGGAGTGTTTCATGTACTGATTTTGGGGTCACAAATGCATGTGACCGCATAGGTGAGTGTGTGGGTGTGGAGTCCAGAAGTGATGAGGAACAACTGTACTAGGGTCATTTGGGAGCCACCAGCTGCAGCATGAATGCTGTTCCGGTTAATCTCATAAATGTGTAGTGGGGCCAGTGTGCGTGTTTGGTGGGATTTTCTTCAGGGACTTGGCACCAGAGAAGTGGAGGGTTGTGCTGTGCTCACAGCAGTGCCCTGGAGGCAAGCTGTCGTGCGGTTTGACGGGATGTCAGAAGCATCCTGGGAAGGAGCGAAATGCATTAGTTCCACGTGAGAACCATCTGAGGAGTTGGGTGGCATTTCATGATGACACCTGGGCCTCTCCCCAGACCTCAGTTGAAATCTCTGAAGACTAGGGCCTGGTACCATTGTTTTTTACAATATTTCCCCAGATGGGTTTAGTATACAGCCAGGCTTAAGAACCTTGAGTTAAAGCAAGGGAAAGGAGACTTTCTGCTTTTATCGTGGTGGCAGCATTGTGAAGAATGCATTCAGGTTGGAGAAGCACATTGGTCATACTGGTGCTCCTGATGGACCGAGGCAGACGGATCTCAGAGTCCTACGGCTAAGAAGGCGTCGTCGCCTATATGTTTGATGGGCTGTCAACATCGACATGAAAGGCACCAGTAAAGAAAGGTGATGGGGACCTTTGAATGGAGTGGAAAGGAGTCACCAACAAGCCTGTGGATGTTTGTGAAGTGTGGTGGATACTTAAACACTCCAGCGGTGACTACCTTAGATGTGACAGCCACAGGTGCCGAGAAGCTTGTGTTTTATGAGGCTAGCACTAACATGACTTAGCGTGAGTTATTTTATGTAAAGTTAACTTACGGATATCTGCAAAATCTTTTGCCGTCAACTTTTTGATCTTGTTGAATCGTGCATAAAGATAAGCTGACTCCTTCGGCAAGGGTGGTACGGCATCAATGTCAACCTCCTCACAGTACACAGAGCcgcttaaacacacacacaacaggcaCGTGGGCATTTCTAAGTcggaaaacaaaatcataaaaatataaactgtaatttaaaaacatttgtccTCTAGTGGTAAAATTATTGCTATCATGAGTTTTGTCACtaatctgaaaaaatattttacagaattaaAGGTGATAGCAGGAAGGTATCATGGTTGTGTTAGCCAGTGACCTGTATTGTATCTGATAACTGACCAGGATCTTATTTTAGATCCTGTAACCCCGTATGttttttattctctatcattTTAGCACTGAACATTTAATTGCTGaattgatttacattttctgatttgaaTACTTAATGTTCATAAAGCAGAACATAAGGTAAACAAACATAAGCTTGATTCATCACTTGGTTTGGCACAGACACATTGCAGATGGATGACCGTAGCTAAGGAGCTTATAAACTACCAGGTAAGTAAGCAGACTATGCACTTGGACATGAGAGTGTCACGGAAACAGCAGGGGCCCCATTGTATATCCTCATCATGCCTCTTTATCTTCTTCAGCCCGGAACAATGCCTTAGTCTTTGTTGttcataactttaaaatttttgaattttaagaacattttatttggggggacatttattttgtagaatgtctttcAATTAGGGTTTGTCTGAGGTTCCTAATTTTTGATAGAAATACGATGGAAATGGTGTTGGTTCTGCCGTGCTGGGCATTGGGAAGCATGTGCTGTCTGCTTGACCCGTTCCTTGATGATGCTCTCTTTGGTCTGCCATTAGGGAGTATCTTCTGAGAAAATACTTGGAGCTGCTAAACATCTGGTCTGTCACCAAACTGCCACCCAGTAATTTTATCATCTATTGATGGTTCTTACCTGAATTGTTTGTTACTAGGATAGTTTCAAATTATGattttctaattccatcattCTTTCTACGTTAGTTGACAGCTGGTGCAGCGTGGAACATTCCcttcatatttatttagttttatcaGTTGAGTATGAACTTACGAATTCCTTATCCCATGGGTCATAGTAAGTTACCATCATATTTATTTTGATCATCAAATCGTCACAGATCAGCCAGTGTGAActcttttaagcttttttttctgtcacaGCTGTGTTCTGTTTAAATGACACTTAATAAATTACACATATTTCACTTGTGTAACTTATAACTTTTCAGCATTATGTGTATACCCATGAAACCATTATTGCAATTGAAGTAATTGACGTAGTCATCACCCCAGAGTGTTGTCATGCTCTTTGTAATCCGTCCCTCCCAGCAACCACTCTGGTCTGCTTTCTGTCCATTCACAGCAGTTGGCATTTCCAAGAGAACCAAGCAGTATATCCTCTCATCGAGCTTCTTCCTCTCTGCATATCAGCAATTCATTCCTCCTTAttactgaatagtatttcattgtataataTATGcagcttgggggcgcctgggtggcgcagtcggttaagcgtccgacttcagccaggtcacgatctcgcggtccgtgagttcgagccccgcgtcaggctctgggctgatggctcggagcctggagcctgtttccgattctgtgtctccctctctctctgcccctcccccgttcatgctctgtctctctctgacccaaaataaataaaaaacgttgaaaaaaaattaaaaaaaaatatatgcagcttGTATAGTCCTTCCTTATGGGCATTTGGGTTTTTAGTTTTTGACTATTCCTTagaaagctgctgtgaacatttatgtagAATTTTTGTGGTTGTGATACTTGtgtttctcttgagtaaatacctaacAGCAGAATGGCTGGGCCATCTTATAGATGTGTAGCTTTTGAAGAAGGTCCCACACTGTTTTCCGTAAAGGTTATGCCATTTTATAGTCCCTTCAGCGCAGAAGGATTCTAGTTACTCCACATCCTCGTGCGCGTTCGGTACTGTTAGACTTTTCACGTAAGGCATGTTGTGGTATCTTGtggtttaatttatattttcctaatgactgaTGTGCTAAGCAattttttataaacttatttACCATCCACATATTTTTGTGGTAGAATGTTCATatcatttgcctatttttaattttttttcaacgttcatctatttttgagagcgacagagcatgagcagggaggggcagagagagggagacacaatctgaaacggggtccaggctctgagctgtcagcacagaacctgatgcagggcttagacccatgaaccatgagaccatgacccgagccaaagtcagttgcttaaccggctgagccaaccaggagccccccatttgccccccccttttttttttttactatttattatttttgagacagagagcacatgagcgggggaggggcagagaggagcatagaggatctgaagcaggctccaggctctgacctgacagtagagagccagatgtggggctcgaacccatgagcctgagccgaagttggatgctcaaacaactgagccactcatttacctatttttaaatggtgattTTGTATTATTGTCACTGAATTATAAGAGTTTATATTGTAGATACAAGTTGTTTCTCAGATGTATGTTtagcaaatgttttcctttatgtggcttgtctttttgttttcttaccaaTGTCTTTtgaatagcaaatattttttattttcatgaagaatAGTTgattcttttatggtttgtgctATTTGTCctatatttaagaaatctttgccaacCACTATCTTATCCTAGGTTTTCTTTTGAAGGTTGTATAGTCTAAGCTCTTGATGTTTAGGTTTgaggtccattttgagttaatttttatatatggtgtcaGGAAAGTTCATCTTTTTAACTTACAGCTCTCAAGTTTTTCAGTACCGTTTTTTGAAATgattatcctttccccattgaatttcATTGACAccattgtaaaaaaacaaacaaacaaacaaaagttgacCATATTGTGTAAATGTATTCCTGGACTGTATTCTGTTTTGCtgatttacttgttttttgtttttgttttcatttttgtccatATATGTCTGTTTatctttagagaaagagagcacacacgaggagggggggaggggagggagggaggggaagagagagagagagagagagagagagagagagagagagaatgagaatcttaagcagactccacgctgagcatggagccagagatcatgacctgagctggaaatcaagggtctgaagctcaaccaacttagcttgtttacttgcttatttttatgCTAATGCCACAATGACTTGCTTCCTGTAGCATTATAGTAAGTTTTCATATCAGGTGGTGTAAATCCTCCAACTGTATTCTTCAACATTGTTACGACTATTCTAAgctctttgcatttccatataaatttcagagTCAGCCTCTTAATTTCAAAAAGACTGCTAAAAATTTAATTGGGATTGAGTTAAATCCTATAAATAAATTTGTGAAAAATTGACATCTTAATGATACTGAGTTTTCTGGTCCTTGAACATAATATATCCATATTTTTaggttgtctttaatttctctcagcataGTTGTCTCGATTTCAGTGTGCAGGTCTTGTATGTCTCTTACAAATTTATacctacattttgaaaaataattttgattgattaaaatgttaaatatccCCATTATTCTTTAAGAACTCTCTTATTTTTTGGCATAATAAGATGTCTCAGAGCAGTCTTGCCTTTTCCCGCCCCAAGCCTGATATCAGTTGTTTCTTCAAGGAGTATTGGTTTCTTTTTGTGGAGActgatatttagaaaccaagatttgaaTGTTGATGTGCTGCTCATTGCTGCTAGCATCTCATTGCttctaggctctttccacaagGAGGGAtgggaaatatatgtatgtgtatttgtctgtttctccgtatttaatatacatatatacacaggtATATGTGGGATATGTGGCATAGACATATACGTACATTCTTACATATGGACAtagataaatacacacatacacacacctcatgtgcatatatacacatatactctCACATAGAGACAAACGTGTATACAGGCAAACCTCAGAGAAATTGTACATTTGGTTCCACTGCagtaaagtgaatattgcaataaaacaAGTCAGATGAACTTTTTGGTTTCCTGGTGCCTATAAACGTTGTGTTTATACCATACTGTAGTCTATGAAAGGTGCAGTAGTAGTATATCTAACGACACAGTGTTCATACCTTAATTAGAGATGCTCTattgttggggagcctgggtgtctcagtcagttaagcgtctgacttcggctcaggtcataatctcctggttcgtgagttcgagttctgcATCGGCCTGTctgctgtcaagcacagagcccactttggatcgtctgtccccctctctctgcctctcccctgctcactctctcctctctcaaaaaataaacattaaaaaaaaacactctacCGTTAAGAAATGCTAACCCATCATCTCAGCTTCCAGCGAGCCACGatttttttgctggtggagggtcttgcttgatgttgatggctgctgacccTACAGGGTGGTGGCAGCTGTGGCCATTTCTGAAAATAAGACAACTGTGACGTTTGCCACGTTGACTGACTCTTCTCTCAAGAACGATTTCTCTGTAGCACGTGATGCTATTTGGTAGCATTTTACACACAGAACTTCCTTCAAAACCAGAGTCTATCCTGTCACACCCTGTCCGCTGCTCTGTCAGCTAAGTTCGTGTGATATTCTCAATTCCGTGTTGTCATTTTGACAGTCTTCACAGCATCGTCACCAGGAGCACACTCCGTCTcaggaaaccactttc is a window from the Felis catus isolate Fca126 chromosome D4, F.catus_Fca126_mat1.0, whole genome shotgun sequence genome containing:
- the OGN gene encoding mimecan, with translation MTMLQSVLLLLLSVPLIKLAPPAQQDSRITYHYGTDHSEETLLSQDSEDKYLDRKNIKEKETVILPDEKSVQLQKDESVTPPSPKKESDEMPTCLLCVCLSGSVYCEEVDIDAVPPLPKESAYLYARFNKIKKLTAKDFADIPNLRRLDFTGNLIEDIEDGTFSKLSLLEELTLAENQLLKLPVLPPKLTLFNAKYNKIKSRGIKANTFKKLNNLSFLYLDHNALESVPLNLPESLRVIHLQFNNITSITDDTFCKANDTRYIRDRIEEIRLEGNPIILGKHPNSFICLKRLPVGSYF